The genomic region CCTCCGTGGCGCTGACCGGGAGCTCGACCAGGGGTACGTGCCGCACGTACGTGTCGAGCGCTTTTCGTTCCGCCCGCTCGTGGCACTCCTCGCACCAGGTGGCCGGTCGCGTCGGATCGCAGCCGAATCGACATTCAGCGACGGTGGGCTCCTCAGGGAGCAGCGCCGCGAGGGCCCGAGCGGCGGTGGACTTCGCGGTACCCTTTTCGCCGCGGACGAGAACGCCGCCAATCTTTGGATTCACAGCATTGAGAAGTAGACCCAGCTTCATTCGCTCCTGGCCGACGAGGGCCGTGAACGGGAATATGGGTCGGACCGGTCCTGGCACAAATACCTCCTTGTACAATCGAGCCCGGTACCATGATACTCCACGCGATGTGCGCGCGGAGCCCGCTGCGCGGACTCCAGGTAGTGTGCGCGGGCGCTCAAGGTGCGCCGATGAACCGCCAAATCGGGACCACGACCTTCAGGCCTTCTGCCCCGTCGTTCGCGATGGGGCACGTTGGTCCGGATGCATGGCGCGAGCCTGCTGATCCGCTACGCCACGCGGCCCCGGCCGTTCTTGCGCTTCTCTTCGGCTTTCTTTGCCTTCTTCAGGTGCTTGTGCCAGGCCACTTTCTTCCGCTTGTTCACGATTCACTCCCGTCGGTGTCTGGGCGCGATTCTACTGACCGATCGGCGCTGGCGCAAGCGATCACCCCTGACCAGCCTTCTCGCTCCCCCGTCTTCGTCGCCGACGTTCGCGGGATCATCAACCCGGTCATGGCCGGATACGTGACACGCGTGATCGACGAGGCCGAGACCGCCGGGGCGAGCCTCGTCGTCTTAGAGATGGACACGCCCGGCGGCCTCGACACCTCCATGCGCGAGATCACGCAGCGGATCCTCGCCGCGCGCGTTCCCGTCGCCGTGTTCGTATACCCGCCAGGATCCCGGGCCGCGTCGGCCGGGGTCTTTATCACCTACTCGGCCCATATCGCTGCTATGGCTCCGTCCACGAACATCGGCTCGGCCCATCCAGTGTCGCTCGGCAGTAACGGGGAGGAGCAACAGTCGTCCACCATGGTGGACAAGATCACCAATGACGCCGTGGCGTCCATTCGCTCGATGGCGGAGCTACGGGGAAGGAATGCCGATTGGGCGGAAGAGGCGGTGCGGACCAGCGCGAATCTCCAATCGTCGGAAGCGCTGAAGCAGAACGTGGTGGACGTGATCGCGGACGACCTCCCCGCCCTCTTGCGTAGCCTCGACGGCCGGTCGGTGCACGTGGGATCGGCGGACGTCACGCTCAACGTTGCCGACGCTCCCCTCGAATTCCGGTCGATGAACGGCATCGAGCGCTTCTTCCATACCATCAGCGATCCGACCGTTGCGTATCTGCTCCTGAGTCTCGGCGGGCTCGCGCTGATCTACGAGCTGGCCAGCCCGGGAGCCGTGCTGCCCGGCGTGGTCGGTGGGATCTCCGTACTGCTTGCGCTCTACTCCCTCGGCACGCTTCCTATCAACATGGCTGGTGTGGGACTGATTCTGTTTGCCTTGGTCCTCCTGTTCGCGGACCTGGCCGTCGCGGGAAGCGGCGTGCTGACCGTGGGGGGAATCCTTTCGTTTCTTCTCGGCTCGATGCTGCTGGCGACGGCCCCCCAGAGCCAGGCGTTCGTCCGCGTGTCAGCCCCTGCCGTCGTGACCATGTCTCTCGCCTTCGCGGGGTTTTTCACCTTCGTTGTCGCCGCGATTCTGCGTGGCAGGCGGCGGCCAGTCTTCGTCGGGATCGAGACGCTGCCCGGGGCAAGAGGCGTTGCCCGCTCTGACATCGGCGCAAGCGGTACGGTTCTGGTGGATGGCGAGCTGTGGCAGGCGAGCGCCGCTGACCCGGACACGCCGATTCCGTCCGGTTCTCCGGTTCGGGTGGTCTCCGTGAGCGGGCTGCGGGTGGTGGTCCGAGCGGAGTGAGCGCGGCCACCTCGGTTGGGTGCGGAGCGTTCGTCCGTGGCGGGAGACTCGCTATACTTGAGGAATCATGACGACCATTGCCCTGGTCCATGCGCGCCAGATCCTTGACTCGCGGGGCAACCCGACGGTGGAAGTCGATGTGCTGCTGGAGGATGGGAGCCTTGGCCGCGCCGCCGTCCCGTCGGGCGCATCGACCGGCGCACACGAAGCGATCGAGCTGCGTGATGGCGATCGATCCAAGTACCGGGGACAAGGCGTGCTGCACGCGGTCGAGAACGTCAACGAGCTGATCGCCCCGGACCTCATCGGCCAGTCGTGCGACGACCAGGCGGCGATCGACGGGCTCCTCCTCGAGCTGGATGGAACCGAGAACAAGAGCAAGCTTGGCGCGAATGCTATGCTCGGCGTTTCCATCGCCTGCGCAAAGGCCGCCGCGGAGTCTCTGGGAACGCCGCTCTTTCGCTACCTCGGCGGCGCAAATTCGCGGCTCCTGCCCGTTCCCATGATGAACGTGCTCAATGGCGGGCGCCATGCGGAGAACTCGACCGACTTCCAGGAGTTCATGCTGGTTCCATTGGGGATGGGCTCCTTCGCGGAGGCTCTTCGTGCGGGCTCAGAGATCTACCATGCCCTGCGCGACCTTTTGAAAACGCAAGGGCTCGGCACCGGTCTGGGGGACGAGGGTGGATTCGCCCCGTCCCTGTCTTCGAACGCCGAAGCCGTCGAGATCCTCGTGAGGGCCATCGAAAACGCGGGCTACCGACCGGGCGAAGAGGTGGCCATTGCCATCGACGTGGCCGCGACCGAGCTGCTCCAGGACGGGAAATACGTGCTACCGCGGGAAGGGCGAACCCTTGATGGGAGCGGTCTCATCGATCTGTACGCGGAGTGGCTGCGAGCCTACCCGATCGTTTCCCTTGAGGATGGGCTCGGCGAGGATGACTGGGATGCCTGGGCAGAGTTGACCGGACGTCTGGGGTCGCAGGTGCAGCTCATCGGGGACGACCTCTTCGTTACCAACCTGGACCGGTTGTCGCGCGGCATCAGCCAAGGATGTGCGAACTCCATCCTCATCAAGCTCAACCAGATCGGAACGGTGACCGAGACCTTGGATTGCATCGAGCTTGCGCGGCGCGCCGGCTATTCGGCCGTGATCTCGCACCGATCGGGC from Chloroflexota bacterium harbors:
- the eno gene encoding phosphopyruvate hydratase; translated protein: MTTIALVHARQILDSRGNPTVEVDVLLEDGSLGRAAVPSGASTGAHEAIELRDGDRSKYRGQGVLHAVENVNELIAPDLIGQSCDDQAAIDGLLLELDGTENKSKLGANAMLGVSIACAKAAAESLGTPLFRYLGGANSRLLPVPMMNVLNGGRHAENSTDFQEFMLVPLGMGSFAEALRAGSEIYHALRDLLKTQGLGTGLGDEGGFAPSLSSNAEAVEILVRAIENAGYRPGEEVAIAIDVAATELLQDGKYVLPREGRTLDGSGLIDLYAEWLRAYPIVSLEDGLGEDDWDAWAELTGRLGSQVQLIGDDLFVTNLDRLSRGISQGCANSILIKLNQIGTVTETLDCIELARRAGYSAVISHRSGETEDVTIADLAVASGVGQIKTGAPARSDRVAKYNQLLRIEEALGSTGRFAGALAFRLPSPGSDPLLGSSLTT
- a CDS encoding nodulation protein NfeD, giving the protein MNRQIGTTTFRPSAPSFAMGHVGPDAWREPADPLRHAAPAVLALLFGFLCLLQVLVPGHFLPLVHDSLPSVSGRDSTDRSALAQAITPDQPSRSPVFVADVRGIINPVMAGYVTRVIDEAETAGASLVVLEMDTPGGLDTSMREITQRILAARVPVAVFVYPPGSRAASAGVFITYSAHIAAMAPSTNIGSAHPVSLGSNGEEQQSSTMVDKITNDAVASIRSMAELRGRNADWAEEAVRTSANLQSSEALKQNVVDVIADDLPALLRSLDGRSVHVGSADVTLNVADAPLEFRSMNGIERFFHTISDPTVAYLLLSLGGLALIYELASPGAVLPGVVGGISVLLALYSLGTLPINMAGVGLILFALVLLFADLAVAGSGVLTVGGILSFLLGSMLLATAPQSQAFVRVSAPAVVTMSLAFAGFFTFVVAAILRGRRRPVFVGIETLPGARGVARSDIGASGTVLVDGELWQASAADPDTPIPSGSPVRVVSVSGLRVVVRAE